The proteins below come from a single Roseiflexus sp. RS-1 genomic window:
- a CDS encoding iron-sulfur cluster assembly scaffold protein, protein MDRAALIARLLNHYEHPRHRGPLVDADVTLTGGHPECGDVITIYLKVEPPDRITAVSFEGRGCTISQAAASILTELAAGATFAAVETMTPDEMIDLLEREVVGTRPRCATLALRILKAAISTCRMGKMS, encoded by the coding sequence ATGGATCGCGCGGCGCTCATTGCGCGTCTGCTGAACCATTATGAACATCCACGCCATCGCGGTCCCCTTGTCGATGCGGATGTGACACTGACCGGCGGTCATCCTGAATGCGGCGACGTCATCACCATCTATCTGAAGGTTGAACCGCCGGATCGCATCACAGCAGTCTCCTTTGAGGGGCGCGGGTGCACAATTTCGCAGGCGGCGGCTTCGATACTGACCGAACTCGCTGCCGGTGCGACATTTGCAGCAGTTGAGACGATGACGCCGGACGAGATGATCGATCTCCTGGAACGTGAAGTGGTCGGAACGCGACCGCGTTGTGCAACGCTGGCACTGCGGATATTGAAGGCAGCGATCTCAACCTGCCGGATGGGAAAGATGTCGTGA
- a CDS encoding PLP-dependent cysteine synthase family protein: MSLRVFEERIDRRSTLIDLVGNTPLLRLARIDPDLPPGVAVYAKAEWYNPGGSVKDRPALWMIRDGERRGLLRPGMRIADATSGNTGIAYATLGAALGYQVTLALPANASPERRRILRSLGAELVLTDPLEGMDAAIRKIRALVQEHPERYFYPDQYNNPANPRAHEESTGPEIWAQTGGRVTHFVAALGTSGTFMGIGRFLRTRNPAVRLIAVQPDGPYHALEGVKHMASTTLVPGIYDPTLADATIEIRSEEAFAMARRLARTEGLMVGVSAAANVAAALRVARDLREGVVVTILCDGAAKYLSDRFWEDGDGRDGEGI; the protein is encoded by the coding sequence GTGAGTCTGCGCGTATTTGAGGAACGGATAGACCGCCGCAGCACGCTGATCGATCTGGTCGGCAACACGCCGCTGCTGCGCCTGGCGCGGATCGATCCCGATCTGCCGCCTGGCGTTGCTGTCTATGCCAAGGCGGAGTGGTACAACCCCGGCGGTTCGGTCAAGGATCGTCCGGCATTGTGGATGATCCGCGATGGCGAACGACGCGGTTTGTTGCGTCCCGGCATGCGGATCGCCGATGCAACCAGCGGCAACACCGGCATCGCCTATGCGACGCTTGGTGCGGCGCTCGGCTATCAGGTGACGCTGGCGCTGCCCGCCAATGCCAGTCCTGAACGGCGGCGGATTCTCCGTTCTCTCGGCGCAGAACTGGTGCTCACCGATCCATTGGAGGGCATGGATGCAGCGATACGTAAGATCCGTGCGCTGGTGCAGGAACACCCGGAACGCTACTTCTACCCGGATCAGTACAACAACCCTGCCAACCCGCGCGCCCACGAGGAGAGCACCGGCCCCGAAATCTGGGCGCAAACCGGCGGTCGCGTGACGCACTTCGTGGCAGCGTTGGGCACCAGCGGCACGTTCATGGGCATCGGGCGCTTTCTGCGTACACGCAATCCTGCCGTGCGCCTGATCGCCGTCCAACCCGACGGACCCTACCACGCGCTGGAGGGCGTCAAGCATATGGCATCGACGACGCTGGTTCCCGGTATTTATGATCCGACGCTTGCGGATGCCACCATCGAGATTCGGAGTGAAGAAGCCTTCGCAATGGCGCGTCGTCTGGCGCGTACCGAAGGATTGATGGTCGGCGTCTCAGCCGCAGCCAACGTCGCTGCTGCACTGCGGGTCGCTCGTGACCTGCGCGAGGGGGTGGTGGTGACGATCCTGTGCGACGGCGCTGCCAAGTATCTCAGTGATCGCTTCTGGGAAGATGGCGATGGACGTGATGGCGAAGGGATCTGA
- a CDS encoding non-heme iron oxygenase ferredoxin subunit encodes MAEFVKLATIHDLPDGGMRAVEYNGRRIALFRAGETIYATDDICSHAYAELSDGFFDPDDGTVECPLHGSRFDVRTGRPLTLPAFAPIEVFEVQVQGDDVLVRVA; translated from the coding sequence ATGGCTGAGTTCGTCAAACTTGCAACGATCCATGATCTGCCAGACGGCGGTATGCGGGCTGTGGAGTACAACGGTCGGCGGATCGCCCTGTTTCGCGCTGGCGAGACGATCTATGCTACCGATGATATCTGTTCCCATGCATATGCAGAGTTGAGCGATGGGTTCTTCGATCCCGATGACGGTACGGTGGAATGCCCGCTGCACGGCTCACGCTTCGATGTGCGCACCGGGCGCCCGCTGACATTGCCCGCGTTCGCGCCGATTGAGGTGTTCGAGGTGCAGGTGCAGGGAGACGATGTGCTCGTGCGCGTTGCCTGA
- a CDS encoding M67 family metallopeptidase → MMIILSDHVRYAIVQHAEATYPNECVGLLIGRIDESRIAVEDIFPTPNRWTVETGLTPTDAEHSQRDRFYLDPRDYLRADRAARARHLDVVGCYHSHPDHPATPSPRDLTGAQGVGGGSQFVFLIQSVIDGRAAELTAWTLDESAARFVAEEIVVVC, encoded by the coding sequence ATGATGATCATTCTTTCCGACCACGTTCGTTATGCTATCGTGCAGCACGCTGAAGCGACCTATCCCAATGAGTGCGTCGGGTTGCTGATCGGGCGGATCGATGAGTCGCGCATTGCAGTGGAAGATATTTTTCCGACGCCAAACCGCTGGACGGTCGAAACCGGATTGACGCCGACCGATGCGGAACACTCGCAGCGCGACCGGTTCTATCTCGATCCGCGCGACTATCTGCGCGCCGATCGCGCCGCACGCGCCCGCCATCTCGATGTCGTCGGGTGTTACCATTCGCATCCCGACCATCCGGCGACGCCGTCGCCGCGTGATCTGACCGGTGCTCAGGGGGTTGGCGGCGGTTCGCAGTTCGTGTTTCTCATTCAGAGTGTGATCGACGGTCGCGCCGCCGAACTGACCGCCTGGACGCTGGATGAATCTGCTGCGCGTTTCGTGGCGGAGGAGATAGTTGTTGTGTGCTGA
- the sufB gene encoding Fe-S cluster assembly protein SufB, with the protein MAVTATNLDFDYSKYAFRNEERYIFKSEKGLNEKVVRELSGMKGEPEWMLKRRLQALEIFRKKPTPLTGMWANPELAELNYDDIHYFVRAGERPQTDWDAVPPEIKNTFERLGIPEAERKFLAGVGAQYESEVVYHSLREEWAKQGVIFLDTDTGLKEYPEIFKQYFGTVVPAADNKYAALNTAVWSGGSFVYVPKGVHVDIPLQAYFRINAENMGQFERTLIIVEEGASVHYIEGCTAPIYSTNSLHSAVVEIIVMKGGKCRYTTIQNWANNIFNLVTKRAIAYEEASMEWVDGNIGSRLTMKYPSVYLMGRGARGEVLSVAYAGKGQHQDAGAKMVHIAPDTTSRITNKSVSKNGGKTTYRGLAKVAPGATGAKINVNCDALILDEKSASDTIPYIEIEEDRCTLAHEATVGRIGEEQLFYLMSRGISEADALSMIVLGFMEPFTRELPMEYAVELNRLIQLEMEGSVG; encoded by the coding sequence ATGGCTGTGACAGCGACGAATCTGGATTTCGATTACTCGAAGTACGCGTTCCGCAACGAGGAACGATATATTTTCAAGTCTGAAAAGGGCTTGAACGAAAAAGTCGTGCGTGAACTGTCAGGGATGAAGGGTGAGCCGGAGTGGATGTTGAAGCGTCGGTTGCAGGCGCTCGAAATCTTCCGCAAAAAGCCGACGCCGCTGACCGGCATGTGGGCGAACCCTGAACTGGCAGAATTGAACTATGACGATATTCACTATTTCGTGCGTGCTGGCGAGCGCCCGCAGACCGATTGGGACGCCGTGCCGCCGGAGATCAAGAACACCTTTGAGCGGTTGGGCATCCCTGAAGCGGAGCGCAAGTTCCTGGCAGGCGTCGGCGCGCAGTACGAGTCGGAAGTCGTCTATCACTCGCTGCGCGAAGAGTGGGCGAAGCAGGGGGTGATTTTCCTCGACACCGATACCGGGTTGAAGGAGTACCCGGAGATCTTCAAGCAATACTTCGGTACGGTCGTGCCGGCGGCGGATAACAAGTACGCTGCGCTGAACACAGCGGTCTGGTCGGGCGGGTCGTTCGTCTACGTGCCGAAGGGGGTGCACGTCGATATTCCGCTTCAGGCGTACTTCCGCATCAATGCGGAGAACATGGGTCAGTTCGAGCGCACCCTGATTATCGTCGAGGAAGGTGCGTCGGTGCACTATATCGAGGGATGCACCGCGCCGATCTACAGCACTAACTCGCTGCACTCGGCGGTGGTCGAGATCATCGTGATGAAGGGCGGCAAGTGCCGCTATACCACGATCCAGAACTGGGCGAACAATATCTTCAACCTGGTGACCAAGCGCGCTATCGCCTATGAAGAGGCGAGCATGGAGTGGGTCGATGGCAACATCGGTTCGCGCCTGACGATGAAGTACCCGTCGGTCTACCTGATGGGGCGCGGCGCGCGCGGCGAGGTGCTCTCGGTGGCGTATGCCGGCAAGGGGCAGCACCAGGACGCCGGCGCCAAAATGGTGCATATCGCGCCAGATACGACGAGCCGCATCACCAACAAGTCGGTCTCGAAGAATGGCGGCAAGACGACGTACCGCGGTCTGGCGAAGGTGGCGCCGGGCGCAACCGGGGCGAAGATCAATGTGAACTGTGACGCGCTCATCCTGGATGAGAAGTCGGCATCCGATACGATCCCGTACATCGAGATTGAGGAAGACCGCTGCACCCTGGCGCACGAGGCGACGGTGGGGCGTATCGGCGAGGAGCAACTGTTCTATCTGATGAGCCGCGGCATCAGCGAGGCTGACGCGCTGTCGATGATCGTGCTCGGTTTTATGGAGCCGTTCACGCGCGAACTGCCGATGGAGTACGCCGTTGAACTCAACCGTCTCATTCAACTCGAGATGGAAGGGTCGGTGGGATAA
- the secG gene encoding preprotein translocase subunit SecG produces the protein MKIALYSALIIVSVALTFLVVVQGRTAGLQQRDTIYRTKRGIEKTMHQATIVLAVVFLLLALIASLPIW, from the coding sequence GTGAAAATCGCACTTTACAGCGCACTTATCATTGTCAGCGTAGCGCTGACCTTTCTGGTCGTCGTGCAGGGGCGCACTGCCGGTCTGCAACAGCGCGACACCATCTACCGCACGAAGCGTGGCATCGAGAAGACGATGCACCAGGCAACAATCGTGCTGGCGGTTGTATTCCTCCTGCTGGCGCTGATCGCCAGCCTGCCAATCTGGTAA
- a CDS encoding SufE family protein, translating to MSDIPAGLPPRLRAIVEEFQAADRAEKLELLLEYSDRLPPLPDHLRNNRAAMEQVHECATPVYAAVESHDERLTFHIDVPEESPTVRGYAALLRDGLEGATPEEVLAIPGDFFYAMGLHQVLSPQRLNGISYLLAYLKRLATRELAKRNG from the coding sequence ATGTCTGACATCCCTGCCGGTCTGCCGCCGCGCCTGCGTGCTATCGTCGAGGAGTTTCAGGCGGCGGACCGGGCGGAAAAACTGGAACTGCTGCTCGAATATTCAGACCGACTGCCGCCGCTGCCGGATCATCTGCGCAACAATCGTGCTGCAATGGAGCAGGTACACGAATGCGCCACTCCGGTGTATGCGGCGGTAGAGTCACACGACGAGCGGTTGACGTTTCACATCGATGTTCCCGAAGAGTCGCCGACGGTGCGCGGCTATGCGGCGCTGCTGCGCGACGGTCTTGAAGGTGCGACGCCGGAAGAGGTGCTCGCCATTCCAGGCGATTTCTTCTACGCAATGGGGTTGCACCAGGTGCTTTCGCCACAGCGACTGAACGGTATCAGTTATCTGCTGGCGTATCTGAAGCGGCTCGCCACACGGGAACTGGCGAAACGGAACGGGTGA
- the sufU gene encoding Fe-S cluster assembly sulfur transfer protein SufU, whose product MDDLYRELILEHYKHPRRRGRIDHPDVSAEEHNPLCGDRVRIDLRIENGIITDARFDGRGCAISQASASMLTEEIVGMPVEQAKQFSKDQMLALIGIPLNHNPVRIKCALLPLKTLKVGLYGVGHAPDDDEM is encoded by the coding sequence ATGGATGATCTGTACCGCGAACTTATCCTCGAACACTACAAGCATCCGCGTCGTCGCGGTCGCATCGACCATCCCGACGTCAGCGCTGAGGAGCATAATCCGCTGTGCGGCGATCGAGTGCGGATCGACCTGCGGATCGAGAATGGCATCATCACCGATGCGCGCTTCGATGGGCGCGGATGCGCCATCAGTCAGGCGTCGGCATCGATGTTGACCGAGGAAATTGTCGGGATGCCGGTTGAACAGGCAAAGCAGTTCAGCAAGGATCAGATGCTTGCGCTGATCGGCATTCCGTTGAACCATAATCCGGTGCGCATCAAGTGCGCCTTGCTTCCGCTCAAAACACTCAAGGTCGGGTTGTATGGCGTGGGTCATGCGCCCGATGATGATGAGATGTGA
- a CDS encoding peptide ABC transporter substrate-binding protein, translating to MARRIRWQILIASISALTVLLLMSYLALTRASVARPLAGGDYIEGVVGAPVHLNPLVADPASDPVAADIQRLVFEGLTRPGPDGLPMPALAESWAVDESGTVYTFTLRSGASWHDGAPVTVDDVLFTLRAVQGPAFAGDQNVAAFWRTVLVDRVGERSVSFRLEAPFAPFLRLTGFPILPAHLLRNVPPEQWEAHPFNRLPVGAGPYRLVELDEQRALLRANPRYFGATPFIETIELRFFRTEQEAFAALTRSEIQGLAFTGASALADVNLPRGIVRRQALLDGYTALSFNLRDGLLTDLGVRRALATALDKDALIASALAGKVMRLDTPILHGWWAETSDVSWYEPDVARAMAQLDTLGYVPGADGVRVRDGQPLVFSLLTDNSPTRRAVAEEIARQWSAIGVQIVIEPVEPTEMQRRLETHEFTIALHGWQRLGSDPDVFELWHSSQAERGRNYAGLADATIDEILSSARKIYDITDRAELYREFQERWVELAPGIILYQPILFHATVADLGDTIAVPPDAAASPHLLIGREGRFVNVNRWYLRSAREIRGDLR from the coding sequence ATGGCACGTCGCATCCGCTGGCAAATCCTGATTGCGTCGATCAGTGCTCTGACGGTGCTGCTCCTGATGAGTTACCTGGCGCTCACACGCGCATCGGTGGCGCGCCCGCTGGCAGGAGGCGATTATATCGAAGGGGTTGTCGGCGCGCCGGTGCATCTCAATCCCCTGGTCGCTGATCCAGCCTCCGATCCGGTCGCCGCCGACATCCAGCGCCTGGTCTTCGAAGGGTTGACCCGCCCCGGTCCCGACGGTCTACCCATGCCGGCACTCGCCGAGTCGTGGGCGGTTGATGAGAGCGGGACAGTCTACACCTTTACACTGCGAAGCGGCGCGTCGTGGCACGATGGTGCGCCGGTGACGGTCGATGACGTGCTGTTCACGCTGCGCGCTGTGCAGGGTCCGGCGTTCGCCGGTGATCAGAACGTTGCCGCTTTCTGGCGTACTGTCCTGGTTGATCGCGTCGGAGAACGCAGCGTCAGTTTCCGCTTGGAAGCGCCATTTGCGCCATTTCTGCGGTTGACCGGTTTCCCGATCCTCCCCGCGCACCTGCTGCGTAACGTTCCGCCGGAACAGTGGGAGGCGCATCCATTCAACCGCTTGCCGGTCGGCGCCGGTCCGTACCGCCTGGTGGAACTCGATGAACAGCGTGCGCTGCTACGCGCCAACCCGCGTTATTTCGGCGCAACCCCGTTCATCGAAACGATTGAACTGCGCTTTTTTCGCACTGAACAGGAAGCATTCGCTGCGCTGACCCGCAGCGAGATTCAGGGTCTGGCATTCACCGGCGCCAGCGCCCTGGCGGATGTCAACCTGCCACGCGGCATTGTGCGACGTCAGGCGCTGCTGGATGGATACACGGCGCTCTCCTTCAACCTGCGCGACGGTCTGCTCACCGATCTCGGCGTGCGACGCGCACTGGCGACTGCACTCGACAAGGATGCCCTGATCGCCAGTGCGCTTGCGGGGAAGGTGATGCGGCTCGATACGCCGATTCTGCATGGATGGTGGGCGGAAACGTCCGATGTGTCGTGGTATGAGCCAGACGTTGCCCGCGCAATGGCGCAACTTGACACGCTGGGGTACGTCCCGGGCGCCGATGGCGTCCGTGTTCGGGACGGTCAACCACTCGTCTTTTCGCTGCTGACCGATAACTCTCCAACGCGGCGTGCGGTTGCAGAAGAGATTGCCCGTCAGTGGAGCGCCATCGGGGTGCAGATCGTTATCGAACCGGTCGAACCGACCGAAATGCAACGCCGGCTGGAAACGCATGAATTCACCATCGCACTGCACGGATGGCAGCGGCTCGGTTCCGATCCCGATGTCTTCGAACTCTGGCATTCGAGTCAGGCGGAGCGCGGACGCAATTACGCAGGTCTCGCAGATGCCACTATCGACGAGATTCTCTCCAGCGCGCGCAAAATCTACGACATCACGGATCGTGCCGAACTCTACCGTGAATTTCAGGAACGCTGGGTCGAACTGGCGCCGGGGATCATTCTCTATCAACCGATCCTGTTCCACGCCACAGTTGCCGACCTCGGCGACACGATTGCCGTCCCGCCGGATGCCGCCGCTTCGCCCCATCTGCTGATCGGGCGCGAGGGGCGTTTTGTGAATGTCAACCGCTGGTATCTGCGTAGCGCTCGCGAGATCCGCGGTGATTTGCGATAA
- a CDS encoding BrnT family toxin, giving the protein MDVVYRLQGVEFEWDDQKSRLNIVNHGVTFEEAAEVFFDPFYQYGDATPNDVNEQRNFVLGYPVAQRLLLVVYTERRERTRIISARLATRAERKLYESA; this is encoded by the coding sequence ATGGATGTTGTCTATCGACTCCAGGGTGTCGAATTTGAGTGGGATGACCAGAAGTCCCGACTCAACATCGTCAACCACGGCGTAACCTTTGAGGAAGCTGCCGAGGTCTTTTTTGATCCATTCTATCAATATGGAGATGCTACTCCAAACGATGTCAACGAGCAGCGCAATTTTGTCCTGGGCTACCCGGTCGCGCAACGCTTATTGCTGGTTGTCTACACCGAGCGACGCGAGCGAACGCGGATTATCTCTGCACGATTGGCAACGCGCGCAGAAAGGAAACTCTATGAGTCAGCCTGA
- the moeB gene encoding molybdopterin-synthase adenylyltransferase MoeB, with translation MVLPSLSNEEIRRYSRHLILPEFGMEGQRKLKQGSVLLIGTGGLGSPLALYLAAAGVGHIGLVDFDIVDESNLQRQIIHGTSTLGIRKTESAKMRLRDLNPHIDIATYDVQITSDNAFDLIRPYDVIVDGTDNFPTRYLTNDACVMLGKPNVYGSIFRFEGQATVFSPKHGGPCYRCLYPEPPPPGLVPSCAEGGVLGVLPGVIGTIQATEAIKLLTGIGEPLIGRLLLYDALAMRFRELKLRRNPDCPVCGDHPTVTELIDYQQFCGISPEEAHRDATIEITPAEVADWLHSDNPPFLLDVREPNEWEICHIPGAVRISVNELAERMNELDSAVEMVVYCRSGVRSARAVELLRQAGFRKVKNMAGGILRWSDEVDPSVPKY, from the coding sequence ATGGTTCTACCTTCTCTGTCAAATGAAGAAATCCGCCGCTACTCACGGCATCTGATCCTGCCCGAGTTCGGTATGGAGGGGCAGCGTAAACTCAAGCAGGGCAGCGTGTTGCTGATCGGAACCGGCGGGCTTGGATCGCCGCTGGCGCTGTATCTCGCCGCTGCGGGCGTGGGGCACATCGGACTGGTTGATTTCGACATCGTTGACGAAAGCAACCTGCAGCGCCAGATTATTCACGGCACATCCACGCTGGGCATTCGCAAAACCGAATCGGCAAAAATGCGCCTGCGCGATCTCAATCCGCATATCGACATCGCTACCTATGACGTTCAGATCACGTCGGACAACGCATTCGACCTGATCCGACCATACGATGTGATCGTCGATGGCACCGATAATTTTCCCACCCGCTATCTGACGAACGACGCCTGTGTGATGCTGGGCAAACCTAACGTGTACGGCTCGATCTTCCGCTTCGAGGGGCAGGCGACGGTTTTTTCGCCGAAACATGGCGGACCGTGCTACCGTTGTCTGTACCCGGAGCCGCCGCCGCCCGGTCTGGTGCCGAGTTGCGCCGAGGGTGGCGTGCTCGGCGTGCTCCCCGGCGTGATCGGGACGATCCAGGCAACCGAGGCGATCAAACTGCTCACCGGCATCGGCGAGCCGCTGATTGGTCGTCTGCTGCTCTACGATGCGCTGGCGATGCGCTTCCGCGAACTGAAACTGCGGCGCAACCCCGATTGTCCAGTGTGCGGCGATCATCCGACAGTCACCGAACTGATCGATTATCAGCAGTTCTGCGGTATTTCGCCCGAAGAGGCGCACCGTGACGCGACCATCGAGATAACTCCCGCCGAAGTCGCCGACTGGCTGCACAGCGACAACCCGCCCTTCCTGCTCGATGTGCGCGAACCAAACGAGTGGGAAATCTGCCATATCCCCGGCGCCGTGCGGATCTCGGTCAACGAACTGGCAGAGCGCATGAACGAACTCGATAGTGCGGTCGAAATGGTCGTCTACTGTCGCAGCGGTGTTCGCAGCGCCCGCGCCGTCGAATTGCTGCGCCAGGCAGGGTTCCGCAAAGTAAAGAACATGGCAGGCGGGATCTTGCGCTGGTCCGATGAGGTCGATCCGAGCGTGCCAAAATATTGA
- a CDS encoding sulfurtransferase, whose translation MNGYAHPEALVDTAWVADHLNDPKVRIVECDEDILLYDQGHIPGAVKIDWVGELNDPIIRDYLDRERFEQLMVSKGISNDTTVVFYGDKHNWWATYALWVFKLFGHADARIMNGGRAKWIAEGRPLTREVPSYPPGEYHAPERNDAAIRAFRDQVLAHIRQSGTALVDVRSPQEYTGERLHMPEYPQEGALRGGHIPTAVNIPWASAVREDSTFKSADELRELYASKGITPDKDVIAYCRIGERSSHTWFVLKYLLGYPKVRNYDGSWTEWGNAVGLPIEK comes from the coding sequence ATGAATGGTTATGCTCACCCTGAGGCGCTGGTTGACACCGCATGGGTTGCCGATCATTTGAACGATCCGAAGGTGCGGATCGTGGAGTGCGATGAGGACATTCTGCTCTATGATCAGGGGCATATCCCCGGTGCGGTGAAGATCGACTGGGTCGGTGAACTCAACGACCCGATCATCCGCGACTATCTGGATCGCGAACGGTTCGAGCAGTTGATGGTCTCGAAGGGGATCAGCAACGATACGACGGTGGTTTTCTACGGCGATAAGCACAACTGGTGGGCAACCTACGCACTGTGGGTCTTCAAACTCTTTGGACATGCCGACGCACGGATTATGAATGGCGGGCGCGCCAAATGGATTGCCGAAGGGCGCCCGTTGACGCGCGAGGTTCCTTCCTACCCGCCGGGCGAGTACCATGCGCCGGAGCGCAATGATGCCGCCATTCGCGCATTCCGCGATCAGGTGCTGGCGCATATCCGGCAGAGCGGCACGGCGCTGGTCGATGTACGCAGCCCGCAGGAGTACACCGGCGAGCGTCTGCACATGCCGGAGTATCCGCAGGAAGGCGCACTGCGCGGCGGTCACATTCCCACAGCGGTGAACATCCCATGGGCGAGCGCCGTGCGCGAGGATAGTACCTTCAAGAGCGCCGACGAACTGCGTGAACTGTACGCCAGCAAAGGCATCACGCCAGACAAGGATGTGATTGCCTACTGCCGCATCGGTGAGCGATCCAGCCATACCTGGTTCGTGCTGAAGTACCTGCTTGGCTATCCGAAAGTCCGCAATTATGACGGCAGCTGGACCGAGTGGGGCAACGCGGTTGGTCTGCCGATTGAGAAGTAA
- a CDS encoding cysteine desulfurase: protein MTINASLTLFDIVTLRREFPILNQAVHGKTLAFLDSAASSQKPRRVIDCLEDYYRRYNANVHRGIYRLSEEATFAFERARGKVARFINARSQREIVFVRNTTEAINLVARSWGDANLREGDRILLSIMEHHSNLVPWQMLAQRTGAKLEFLPIDGEGRLALDNLEVQLEGVRLVAITQQSNVLGTINPVAEIAQRAHAVGALVLVDGAQSVPHMPVDVQALDIDFLAFSGHKMCGPTGIGVLWGRRAILEQMPPFLGGGSMIKVVGLHESTYADVPARFEAGTPAIAEAIALGEAVDFLQEIGMDRIYAHERELLGYALERLTEVEGLRVYGPTTTEMRGGAVSFTLDGVHPHDVAAVLDGEGIAVRAGHHCAQPLHAHYDIPATTRASFYLYNIPEEIDRLVAALHKVRTLFG from the coding sequence ATGACTATCAACGCCAGCCTGACTCTGTTCGATATTGTGACGCTGCGGCGTGAGTTCCCGATCCTCAATCAGGCGGTGCATGGGAAAACGCTGGCGTTCCTCGACAGTGCAGCATCGTCGCAGAAACCGCGCCGTGTCATCGATTGCCTGGAAGATTATTACCGGCGCTATAATGCGAATGTCCATCGCGGCATTTATCGGCTGAGCGAGGAAGCGACGTTCGCCTTCGAGCGGGCGCGTGGCAAGGTGGCGCGCTTCATCAACGCTCGCAGTCAGCGCGAGATCGTGTTCGTGCGGAATACGACCGAGGCAATCAACCTGGTGGCGCGGAGTTGGGGCGATGCCAACCTGCGCGAAGGGGATCGCATTCTGCTCAGCATCATGGAGCACCATTCGAACCTGGTGCCCTGGCAAATGCTGGCACAGCGCACCGGCGCGAAACTGGAGTTTCTGCCGATCGACGGCGAAGGTCGCCTGGCGCTCGACAACCTGGAAGTGCAACTCGAAGGGGTGCGTCTGGTGGCGATCACGCAACAGTCGAATGTGCTGGGGACGATCAATCCGGTGGCGGAGATCGCGCAACGCGCCCATGCCGTCGGTGCGCTGGTGCTGGTGGACGGCGCGCAGAGCGTACCGCACATGCCGGTGGATGTTCAGGCGCTCGATATCGATTTCCTGGCGTTCAGCGGTCATAAGATGTGTGGTCCGACCGGGATCGGGGTGCTGTGGGGTCGGCGCGCGATCCTGGAACAGATGCCGCCATTTCTCGGTGGTGGATCGATGATCAAGGTGGTAGGGCTGCACGAATCGACCTACGCTGATGTTCCGGCGCGCTTCGAAGCGGGCACACCGGCAATCGCCGAAGCCATCGCGCTTGGCGAAGCGGTCGATTTTCTTCAGGAGATCGGGATGGATCGGATCTATGCCCACGAGCGCGAACTGCTGGGGTATGCGCTCGAACGCCTGACCGAAGTTGAAGGGTTGCGGGTGTACGGTCCGACAACGACCGAAATGCGCGGCGGTGCGGTGAGTTTTACGCTCGACGGGGTGCATCCGCACGATGTCGCTGCGGTGCTCGACGGCGAGGGGATTGCGGTGCGCGCCGGGCACCACTGCGCGCAGCCGCTACATGCGCACTACGACATTCCTGCCACCACACGCGCATCATTCTATCTGTACAACATACCGGAAGAGATTGATCGACTGGTCGCCGCGCTGCACAAAGTGCGCACGCTGTTCGGGTGA
- a CDS encoding MoaD/ThiS family protein produces MAVTVTIPTALRQYVGGNASVSLAAGSVGQILAALSEQYPQLGRHLYNEQGALRSFVNIYVGDEDIRHLQGIETPVPDGETVSIIPAIAGGV; encoded by the coding sequence ATGGCAGTCACCGTTACCATTCCAACCGCACTCCGCCAGTACGTCGGCGGCAATGCCAGCGTCTCGCTTGCAGCCGGTTCTGTGGGTCAAATACTGGCAGCATTGAGCGAGCAGTACCCGCAACTGGGCAGGCATCTCTACAACGAACAGGGCGCTCTACGCAGTTTCGTCAATATCTATGTCGGCGATGAAGATATCCGTCACCTGCAGGGGATCGAGACGCCAGTTCCCGACGGCGAGACCGTGAGCATCATTCCGGCGATTGCAGGCGGCGTCTGA